From the Pseudomonas sp. VD-NE ins genome, the window TGTCGTTGCGCTTCATGTGGCGCTTTTCCACCAGACCGGTGACAGCGAGGCCGAAGATCGGCTCGGGCGCATCGATCGAATGCCCGCCCGCCAGCGGAATGCCCGCCGCATCGCATACCGCGCGGCCACCGCGAATCACCTCGCGCGCCACTTCCGGCGCCAACACATTCACTGGCCAGCCGAGAATGGCGATCGCCATCAGCGGATCGCCGCCCATCGCATAGATGTCACTGATCGCATTGGTCGCGGCGATGCGGCCGAAGTCGAACGGGTCGTCGACGATCGGCATGAAGAAATCGGTGGTCGAGACCACACCGCGCTCGGCATCGATCTCGTACACCGCCGCGTCATCGCGCGAGGCATTACCGACCCACAGTTTCGGATCAAGGTTCTGTGCGCCGCTGCCGGCCAGAATCACTTCCAGCACCTGCGGGGAAATCTTGCAGCCGCAACCGGCGCCGTGGCTGTATTGGGTCAGACGAATCGGCTCGCTCATGGGGGAGTCTCAGGCTGTTGATGGGGCCGATTCTAGCAGAGCGCGCGGCAGCAGATTTTTGCACTGACCGAGCGGCCCCTTCGCGAGCAGGCTCGCTCCCACATTTGCACCGCACTCCCCTGTGGGAGCGAGCCTGCTCGCGAAGGCAATCAACTTGCCACCGCAAACGTCACTGAAGGGCGCAAGAGGTTTTTTGACGAAAAACCAACGGCCACTGCTCCCCGCCGGCGCCACATCGAACTGCGCAAACTGTCCGTCTCTGTTTGCGATATTCGGCTTTACCTTAGAGCGCACGAATAAAAAATCGCTGCCTGCGGTTTTTTGCTCTGTTAACGCTCGCGTTGCACCTGCGCGAAGATCTCGGTGATCGGTCGATGTGGCTGGCGCTTTTGCATTTGCCGCACCTGTTCACTCAGCCGCAGCAGCTCTTCACTGGGTTTGGCCCATTGGTCTTGCGGCAGCGGTTCTGACCACTGGCGCATGAGGTCGGGCAGTGCTTGCTTGCCGATTCTTTCGAGGCGGCGCACTTCCCATTCGACGAGGTGGTTGGGAATCGTCCACAAGGTCATGACGTGGTAGAGGTACCAGAAGAAGCCCGACAGCCTTGTTCGTGTGCCTTCGCGGATCTGCTGATGCATGAGCGCTCGGGCATTGCGGAAAGTGTGCAGGCCTTCGTGGGATGGGTCGTCGGGGCCTTGCAGGTCTTGCAGGTCCTGAATCGATTTGAGGTCGTTGACTTCGTATTCCATGTAGCCACGGATGGCCTCCCAGTGGCTGATCGCGAGTGGCAGGCCGGCGCATTGGAATTCGAGGCTGGTGAGGGTTTCGCCTTGGTAGAAACCGATGCCCATGCCGTATTGGCGGTGGATGCCGTATTGGGTCGCGCCTTGGGCTTCGATGATCCAGGCGGAGAGTGATTCCCATGGGACGAAGACGGGTTCGGTTTCGCCTGCGGGCATGAAGCAGACTTCGCGGCGTTGGCGGTTGAAGCGGGTTGGGATGATTGAGGCGCGTTTTTTGTGGTTGTGGTGCCAGACGGCAAGGCCGATGGTCAGACTCAGTAAAGCTGCGAAATTGCCATATGGATAGATGACATAGAAAAAATCAACAACAAGCTCCCATGTATAGGTGATGTCATATCCAAACATTAATCCAATGCAGCCGATAATCGCGGGAAAAAGAAACGCGGTCATAACGGCCCCACTTAACGGCCCTCCCAATATGACCTGCCATGCGAAAACCTGCGGTGATCCAAAGCCGAAATCCAGATATCGGTCATTTAAATCACCAATATGAGGGCCGTAAGGTGGAATCAGTGTTGGCAATGGAAGTGGTGCAAGATAAGTGATACTTCCACTTGAAAACGGTTCCACTTCTCCGGCTTTTGCTTGCTGTTCAAGGAGCGGCCTTCCTGTTGAGATATCACGATCATTCAGCATGATCCGCTCGCTCAAGAAACTGAGTTTCGACCAGCAGAACTGGAGGTTTTTCCTTTACCAGTTGCGGATCAACTACCGCAAAATGTCCGTCTCCGCGAGGATTCAAATGAATGATACGAGTGCGCGATGCCCACTCACCTTTTTCATTCAATGCCTGGATGCAAACCGCCAGTTCCAGCGTTTCCTTTGCCGGAATGAATTCAGAATCAGGGGTTACCGGGTATTGAAGACAGAGCACCAGCCCGTCAGTAGTGGACTTGACTATGCGCAGGCTACTGACAATTTCGTCGCCAATAATATCCCGCTGTTCTCGCGGAGTTCCTCGGCTGTGCAACGGAATAGAAATGCGGTGCGCGCCGATACCTAAACGATGCGTCGGGTTACCGCCGAAGGGAGGTAACAGATCATTCAGCGTCAATCTTGGTAGTACAAGATGTATGTCGCTGGGCTTGGCTTTAAACAGCAGGTTTTTCAGCCAAGAATCGTATGGATTTGGCCCAAGTTGGGCGTAAGGCGCGTGAATCAAAAAGGCCAGATAACTTTGGTAGTCCTCCAGTGTATGGTCACCACGCATATCGGCATCCCGACTCCAAGGCGTGAGCTTCAGCCATTTATCATGAGCACTGATGTTATAGCGGCTGTAAAGCCATGAGCCGCTCAATTCAAGCACAGTAAAAAGCGCTCCGGCCAGATTGAAGCGAAAGAATACAGTTGACAATCGTGTGCCTGCTGCTGCCCAAGCGACCGTTCGCATCGCTTTGGATGCGGTTAATACCTTTACTGTCGCGTGGGCAGTATTACCGACCCCATATGCATTTACCGTCAGCATTCCACTAGTCCCTAATTCGGCTAGGGCAGCAGCTCCTTGTGCCGGACGATTTCCGCTTCGTGTCGCCTGTTCCCAGTTTTTTTGATGGGTGAGAAGACTGCTCATTGAAGAAAGCAAGCCTGAGAAATATGTGAAGAGGCCCAATCCCACATGCATTTTCCCCATTTGTACATAAACGTTCTGAATAGCATGGCTTTGAAGCCCTGCGGCCAGAGCGGTGCTACGAGCTTTCATAGCAGTATCTGCGAGGCTTTGCGCAGCAGTGAATCCTGCAGCGCTCGTGGCCACGACTGGTGCGACCAACTCCGTCAACTTACGTCGATCCCGTGTCTGGCTAAAAGCTTCACGCACGGCCCCCACCAAATTCACGACCTGCACCAAAACCACCACCAACCCCATCCCCTCTGTCTTCACCAAACTCCCCGCCGACACCCCACTCACTCCCAACCGAATATTCCCCAACAAACTCCTCAACTCCCCCTGCTGCGCCGGTGGAAACACCACTGTCACCCCTGCGCGAGCCGGTGTCGCGCCGTACAGCCGGGCCGAGCGATCCGGCAGTTCTTCGATAGGGCTCAACGCCGCCGCCAACCGTCCTTCGAACAGCGTCAATTGCGCTCGCACCCGCACAATCTCTTCCTGCAACTCCACCGCCCGCGCCGTTTTATGGCCCTGACGATTCTTGTTGTGGGTGAGCTGGTTGCGTTCGCGGTTGAGGGTTTTCAGGTATTCGCGTTCGCGCAGCATTTCCTTGATCGCGCCTTGCAGCGCGGATTGTTCGGCGGGGCTGGCGACGGTGAAGGTCACGCCGCTGGTTTTTGCCGCGTCGAAGAGGCGCAGGCGCAAGGCTTTGGGCAGTCGCTGGAACAGTTCTTCCAGCTCGGGGACTTTTTCTCCCGACAGGTCGAAACCTTCCAGTACGCGGTTCAGACCGAGATTCAGAGCCGGGCTGTAGGTGTCCTGCACGGCAGCCGCGACGACCCGGGTGTGTTCGGGCAGTTCGTCGACGGCCGGCAACTGCGGATGCTCGATTTTGCGCAGTTTGGCCAACCAGTCCGGCAGGTTGTTGAACATCGCCATGCCGGCGTTGAACAGCGTTGAATACTGCCCGGCTTGCTGGGCTTGCAGGCGCAGCGACAAGGTGTGGAACAACGTGCGGGTCAGTTCTGGATGCTGCTCCAGATAACCGAGCATCTCTTCGCTGGCCGTGTCGCTGCGGCACAGGTCCTTGAGGCAGGCGTATTCGGTGCTGAGGGCCTGGCCGATTTGCGTCGCGACTTGTGCGTCGAAGTACCACGCCGCGCGATGGAAGCGTCCGGCGATCAGCAACTGCGTGCGGTCGGCGGTGATGCGTTCGAGCAAGCGGTTCCAGCGGCCGAGGTTGTCGCGGTGACGGTTGAGGACGTCGTCCATCGCCGGACGGTCGATCAGGTCGTTGACCCCGCGTTTGCCACTGAGGAACGGGCCGTCGAGCACGTCGCGCATGCGCCGGTCCTGACTCTTGCCGAGGTCGACCAGTGTCGAAAGGTGCCGGTCGACGAAATCGGCCGGGGCGACTTCAGCAAAATACTCGCGTGTATAGAAGCGTCTATCCGCTTCGGCGGTGACGCGGCCATGCGCGGTGAAATCCGGGGCGACGTCGTCAAACCGGTTCAGCGCCAGCGAATCGTCGAGGGCTTTTTCGCGAAGTTGCGAAAGCTCTGGCGTTGCCTCCGCAGAAGCGGGCTCAACCTTGCCGCCCTTGTTCAAATACTCAAGCAACGCCTTGCGCGTATTTTCCCGATCCGGTTCGGGCAGTTGCTCCAGCTCGGCATAAAAAGCTTTGGCTCGCGGATCGTCACTGGCCTTGGCCAGACTGTCGAAATCTGCACTGCCGAGTTGGCTCAGGGACTCGATGTAACTGGCCAGCAGGTAATCACGTTCATTGTTGCCACTGTTGCTCCACTCTTCGACCCAGCCAACGACTGTGTCCTGATACTCGGCCAGATCGCGCATCACGCCCAAGTCATCATTGACCAGCAGAAACAGCGTGTCGTCCTGATAAGGCCCGCGCACCCGACCGAGAAATTCACCGATGTGCGCCTCGCGAAAGCGTCGCGGTTGTTCCCACAGATACGGCTCGCGTTCGTGCTCCGGCGCGTCGCTGACCTGCACCGCCGGCATCCGCGTCGCATCGGTTTCGGCAACGGGTTCAGCGCCAGTCGCCACTTCCGCCAGCCATTGCCGGGTCTGCTCGACGGTCAACAAATGCTCGCCGCCAACCAGGCAATTGACCGGCCCCAAATCGACCGCCTGCATGAAGTGCTCACGCTCCTCGCTGCTCTCCAACACCTGCCGGCACTTGGCAGCCGTCAACTGCACCTCGGCAAACGTCACATACAGCGTGCTCTTGCGGGAAAAGATCAACGCCGGACGCTCTTCGATGGCCGCGCGCTGATCCTCAGTAACGGTTTTACCTTGGTGCAGCAGCGCAGTAACGATCCCGTCCAGCACGCGGTATTCGTACAATTCGCCGCCGAGGCTGTCGATGATGTACAGCCAGCCATCGCGCAACCGGCGTATGCCCATTGGCCGCGCGGTCAGGGCATGCGGTAGCGCCAGCTCAGCACTCGGGTCGTGAGGTCGTTCCACCAGGCCATAAGCCAAGGGCAACAGTTGCACATGGGTTTGCCGCAATGGGCAGGCGCCGGGAGAACCGATGGGGGTTTTGGACGCCGCGGCAGCAGCGAGGTTGGCGGGATGGTTCATGATCGACCTCGTTCAGCTGCCCACTGATGCGCCAGGGCCGCAGCCAGCGCGACGCGCTCGCCGGGTGATTGCAGCGAGGGCGTGTGGAGTAAGTGATGGATTTGCGGATGCTGTTCGAACTCGCTGCTGCCGAGCCAGAACACGACGTTGGCGTAATAAAACAACGCAGAGGGACCGCCGAGGCCAAGGGCAGACGCTTGAGTTTCCAACTGATCAAGTACGCCCCAGCGTTGTGCCAGACTCTCGCCGCTATGGCGCTCGGAGAAGTAGCGGAGCAAATGCGCATCGAGCTCAAGCAGCGTTCGGCGTCGGTCAACCTGATCCAGCGCAACGTCCTGCTCAGGACTCAAGCGGTAAGGCACGGCGAGCGCTGGACACTCCACCTGCCGGGGCCGCTGAAGGCGCCAAAGGTCATTGACGACGTCGGCTGTCACTACACAGGTCAAAGGCCCGAACAAAGACTGATCGGCACTGGCAAACAACGCCTGCGCCACTGCCGCATCCGCCAGACGCAACAGCACTGTCGGGCAGGTCGGCAACTCGACCGTGATCAGTTTGCGCAGGTGTTCGGCGACGCAGTGCAGGGGCGCGGCACTGAACAACAACACGCCCCACTCCTCCTGCGCGCTATGCAGATAGAACTGCGCCAACGGATCGTCGGGTTGCTCGATCGCCACCAACAATGGCGAGACATCGCGCAATGTTGAGAACGGTGGTTGGTCGTAGAGGGCAAGCCTGCTGGCCGTCGGACTGATCTGTTTCAGGCGCTGCGGCAGATCGCTGATCGTCGCGCCGTCCAGCAGTACAAAGGCCTGCTGCTCGCCCCAAGGCAAACCCTCTGGAAAAGAAGTCAACACGCTCATGCTGGCGCGGCCTCGCAAATCTGGCAGCGCGCAGGGCGCTTCGAAACCAGTGCCTGTCGCTGTTGACCCGGATCAAATGCGACCGTCAACAACGGCACCGCCCCCGGCACCAACGGCTCCGCCGCCATTCCCAGTGCAGGCACACCACCCTGAACAATCGGCA encodes:
- a CDS encoding DUF4123 domain-containing protein, translated to MSVLTSFPEGLPWGEQQAFVLLDGATISDLPQRLKQISPTASRLALYDQPPFSTLRDVSPLLVAIEQPDDPLAQFYLHSAQEEWGVLLFSAAPLHCVAEHLRKLITVELPTCPTVLLRLADAAVAQALFASADQSLFGPLTCVVTADVVNDLWRLQRPRQVECPALAVPYRLSPEQDVALDQVDRRRTLLELDAHLLRYFSERHSGESLAQRWGVLDQLETQASALGLGGPSALFYYANVVFWLGSSEFEQHPQIHHLLHTPSLQSPGERVALAAALAHQWAAERGRS
- a CDS encoding toxin VasX; the encoded protein is MNHPANLAAAAASKTPIGSPGACPLRQTHVQLLPLAYGLVERPHDPSAELALPHALTARPMGIRRLRDGWLYIIDSLGGELYEYRVLDGIVTALLHQGKTVTEDQRAAIEERPALIFSRKSTLYVTFAEVQLTAAKCRQVLESSEEREHFMQAVDLGPVNCLVGGEHLLTVEQTRQWLAEVATGAEPVAETDATRMPAVQVSDAPEHEREPYLWEQPRRFREAHIGEFLGRVRGPYQDDTLFLLVNDDLGVMRDLAEYQDTVVGWVEEWSNSGNNERDYLLASYIESLSQLGSADFDSLAKASDDPRAKAFYAELEQLPEPDRENTRKALLEYLNKGGKVEPASAEATPELSQLREKALDDSLALNRFDDVAPDFTAHGRVTAEADRRFYTREYFAEVAPADFVDRHLSTLVDLGKSQDRRMRDVLDGPFLSGKRGVNDLIDRPAMDDVLNRHRDNLGRWNRLLERITADRTQLLIAGRFHRAAWYFDAQVATQIGQALSTEYACLKDLCRSDTASEEMLGYLEQHPELTRTLFHTLSLRLQAQQAGQYSTLFNAGMAMFNNLPDWLAKLRKIEHPQLPAVDELPEHTRVVAAAVQDTYSPALNLGLNRVLEGFDLSGEKVPELEELFQRLPKALRLRLFDAAKTSGVTFTVASPAEQSALQGAIKEMLREREYLKTLNRERNQLTHNKNRQGHKTARAVELQEEIVRVRAQLTLFEGRLAAALSPIEELPDRSARLYGATPARAGVTVVFPPAQQGELRSLLGNIRLGVSGVSAGSLVKTEGMGLVVVLVQVVNLVGAVREAFSQTRDRRKLTELVAPVVATSAAGFTAAQSLADTAMKARSTALAAGLQSHAIQNVYVQMGKMHVGLGLFTYFSGLLSSMSSLLTHQKNWEQATRSGNRPAQGAAALAELGTSGMLTVNAYGVGNTAHATVKVLTASKAMRTVAWAAAGTRLSTVFFRFNLAGALFTVLELSGSWLYSRYNISAHDKWLKLTPWSRDADMRGDHTLEDYQSYLAFLIHAPYAQLGPNPYDSWLKNLLFKAKPSDIHLVLPRLTLNDLLPPFGGNPTHRLGIGAHRISIPLHSRGTPREQRDIIGDEIVSSLRIVKSTTDGLVLCLQYPVTPDSEFIPAKETLELAVCIQALNEKGEWASRTRIIHLNPRGDGHFAVVDPQLVKEKPPVLLVETQFLERADHAE